Proteins found in one Geomonas subterranea genomic segment:
- the hypA gene encoding hydrogenase maturation nickel metallochaperone HypA codes for MHEITLVTGLFEIINEQVAARGIESISAVRLKVGALAAVEPMTLAACFEVVAEGTVAEGARLEIEEVPLTGRCRGCGERFRIENYRFICPRCTGGDVEMTGGRELYVESLEAICNPASGTCRKATDCQR; via the coding sequence ATGCACGAGATAACACTGGTGACCGGGCTTTTCGAGATCATCAACGAGCAGGTGGCGGCGCGGGGGATCGAGTCCATCTCGGCGGTGCGCCTGAAGGTGGGGGCGCTGGCTGCGGTGGAGCCGATGACCCTTGCCGCCTGTTTCGAGGTAGTGGCTGAGGGGACCGTGGCCGAGGGGGCCAGACTGGAGATCGAGGAGGTGCCGCTCACGGGGCGCTGCCGGGGCTGCGGAGAGCGCTTCAGGATCGAGAATTACCGCTTTATCTGCCCCCGCTGCACCGGAGGCGACGTCGAGATGACGGGCGGCAGGGAACTTTATGTGGAGAGCCTGGAGGCAATCTGTAACCCGGCTAGCGGCACATGCCGCAAAGCGACTGACTGTCAGCGATAA
- a CDS encoding hydrogenase large subunit, translating to MNTRVIKLSAHQLALEEPMYFRVRLEGDRVADLDVLPGQVHRGMEHLVMRRNLYQNITLLERLCSLCSNSHPSTFCAAVEEVAGIVIPPRAEYLRAVADEIKRIASHLFCCAVQANAIGETALFRRVMEIREIMQRAKEAIYGNRMDLAANVIGGVRYDLTPEAATYLARAMEEMKKPLDELYLQFGNNPALMASMAWVGVLPREAAVECAVVGPVARACGIGYDVRRKSPYGAYDRLEFEVATQTAGDVRARNLVRLAEARQSVSLIEQCLAQLPAGPLYADTLPEIPAGEAIAKSEAPRGELMYYLRTDGSDFPVRLKWRVPSYMNWDALKVMLKGEPVANIPLIVNSIDPCIACTDR from the coding sequence ATGAACACCAGGGTAATCAAGTTGAGTGCTCACCAGTTGGCCCTCGAGGAGCCGATGTACTTCCGGGTCAGGCTGGAGGGGGACCGGGTGGCCGATCTGGACGTCCTGCCGGGACAGGTGCACCGCGGGATGGAGCACCTGGTGATGCGCCGCAACCTGTACCAGAACATAACCCTCCTGGAGCGGCTCTGCTCGCTTTGCTCCAACAGCCATCCGAGCACCTTCTGCGCGGCGGTGGAGGAGGTGGCGGGGATCGTGATCCCGCCGCGGGCCGAGTACCTGCGCGCCGTGGCCGACGAGATCAAGCGCATCGCCTCGCACCTTTTCTGCTGCGCGGTGCAGGCCAACGCGATAGGCGAGACCGCGCTGTTCCGCCGCGTCATGGAGATCCGCGAGATCATGCAGCGCGCCAAGGAGGCGATCTACGGCAACCGCATGGACCTGGCTGCGAACGTGATCGGCGGCGTGCGCTACGACCTCACCCCGGAGGCGGCAACCTACCTGGCGAGGGCGATGGAGGAGATGAAAAAACCGCTGGACGAGCTCTACCTGCAGTTCGGCAACAACCCGGCGCTCATGGCGAGCATGGCCTGGGTAGGGGTGCTGCCGCGCGAGGCCGCCGTCGAGTGCGCGGTGGTGGGGCCGGTGGCCAGGGCCTGCGGCATCGGATACGACGTGCGCAGGAAAAGCCCCTACGGCGCCTACGACCGCCTCGAATTCGAAGTGGCGACTCAAACGGCGGGGGACGTCCGGGCGCGCAACCTGGTGCGGCTTGCCGAGGCGCGGCAGTCGGTGTCGCTCATAGAGCAGTGCCTGGCGCAACTCCCAGCGGGGCCGCTGTACGCCGACACCCTCCCGGAGATCCCCGCCGGCGAGGCGATTGCGAAGTCGGAGGCGCCGCGCGGCGAGCTCATGTACTACCTGAGGACCGACGGTTCGGACTTCCCGGTGCGTCTCAAGTGGCGCGTCCCCTCCTACATGAATTGGGACGCCCTCAAGGTGATGCTGAAAGGGGAGCCGGTCGCCAACATTCCGCTCATCGTGAACAGCATCGATCCCTGCATCGCCTGCACGGACCGCTAG
- a CDS encoding NADH-quinone oxidoreductase subunit C: MNDCTNETGDTPTAPLSRRERAPEGRMRDGFEGGGTPDVTGVVAGVASALALAAGEETTVTWRRDRKGVLTGWCRLPSGEALLPAARAIAELEGRLAMVTPYLPERSQEKGGREIAYHFDLDGATLTLTVTLPLEWARIPSLTPIFRNCDWQERELMELYDVQVVGHPDPRRLFLDHTITHAPFERLVPYSTFSNAATGKALWDRVLGEREDA; this comes from the coding sequence ATGAACGATTGCACCAACGAGACAGGCGATACGCCGACCGCTCCCCTCTCCCGCCGCGAGAGGGCGCCTGAAGGTCGGATGAGGGATGGTTTTGAAGGTGGCGGAACACCGGACGTGACCGGCGTCGTAGCTGGCGTCGCCTCCGCACTGGCCTTGGCGGCGGGGGAGGAAACCACGGTGACATGGCGCCGGGACCGCAAGGGGGTACTGACCGGCTGGTGCCGCCTCCCTTCCGGGGAAGCGCTGCTCCCGGCGGCCCGTGCCATCGCGGAGTTAGAGGGGCGCCTGGCCATGGTGACGCCGTATCTGCCGGAACGGTCCCAGGAGAAGGGCGGGCGCGAGATCGCCTACCACTTCGACCTGGACGGCGCCACCCTCACCCTCACCGTCACACTCCCGCTGGAGTGGGCGCGAATTCCCTCCCTCACCCCAATCTTTCGCAACTGCGACTGGCAGGAGCGGGAGCTGATGGAACTCTACGACGTCCAGGTGGTGGGGCACCCCGATCCGCGGCGCCTGTTCCTCGATCACACCATTACCCACGCACCCTTCGAGCGCCTGGTCCCGTATTCCACGTTCAGCAACGCGGCAACCGGCAAGGCGCTTTGGGACAGGGTGCTTGGCGAACGGGAGGATGCATGA
- a CDS encoding 4Fe-4S dicluster domain-containing protein, producing MDCRMCRHVCAAGAIRFEEGERGARLTLWHNSCVFCGLCSHYCPTGALSVTGDWRLDHRAVDAFAQVERGEVPYAPCSGCGDPIIPAAPQLLHAAFRRPTPEIEKLTTLCPACRRRMSIGAPVR from the coding sequence GTGGACTGCCGCATGTGCCGGCACGTCTGCGCCGCCGGGGCGATCCGTTTCGAGGAGGGGGAGCGGGGCGCCCGCCTGACCCTCTGGCACAACAGCTGCGTATTTTGCGGCCTGTGCAGCCACTACTGCCCCACCGGGGCCCTTTCCGTCACGGGCGACTGGCGCCTCGACCACCGGGCCGTCGACGCTTTCGCCCAGGTCGAGCGGGGCGAGGTACCATACGCACCCTGCTCCGGCTGCGGCGACCCCATCATCCCGGCGGCCCCCCAACTCCTGCACGCGGCCTTCCGCCGCCCCACTCCCGAAATCGAAAAGCTGACAACCCTCTGCCCGGCCTGCCGGCGGCGGATGAGCATAGGAGCACCGGTAAGATGA
- a CDS encoding Crp/Fnr family transcriptional regulator, protein MPNKMKLSDADLLSLFHADSDFQTNFTARHYARKTLVYSPFEEKNLVFVVRSGRLRIYLAYEDKEFTLALLEKGDVFSTHTPAFVQALEGTEILVCSTATFRQALARRPELSLTMVKVLGELLRNSIQTIEGLAFKDVRLRLVDFLLGAAADRGQVTPQGTVVQLGLGTEDIALLVGTTRQTISQIINDFIKAGLLVKIDRKTLLIKELDAFKEMKEFS, encoded by the coding sequence ATGCCGAACAAGATGAAGCTTTCCGACGCGGACCTCCTCTCGCTTTTTCACGCCGACTCCGACTTTCAGACCAACTTCACGGCGCGCCATTACGCCAGGAAGACGCTTGTCTACTCACCCTTCGAGGAGAAGAACCTGGTCTTCGTGGTGCGAAGCGGCCGGCTCCGCATCTACCTCGCCTATGAGGACAAGGAATTCACCCTGGCGCTCCTGGAGAAAGGCGACGTCTTCAGCACCCATACACCCGCCTTCGTTCAAGCCCTGGAGGGGACCGAGATCCTGGTCTGCAGCACCGCGACGTTCCGGCAGGCGTTGGCCCGTCGTCCCGAGCTTTCGCTCACCATGGTGAAGGTCCTCGGCGAGCTGTTGCGGAATTCCATCCAGACCATCGAGGGGCTCGCCTTCAAGGACGTCCGTCTGCGCCTGGTGGACTTTCTCCTCGGCGCCGCGGCCGATCGGGGGCAGGTGACCCCGCAAGGGACCGTGGTGCAGTTAGGCCTCGGCACCGAGGACATCGCCCTCCTGGTCGGCACCACCCGTCAGACCATCTCCCAGATCATCAACGACTTCATCAAGGCCGGCCTGCTGGTGAAGATCGACCGCAAGACCCTGCTCATCAAGGAACTGGATGCCTTCAAGGAGATGAAGGAATTTTCCTGA